One region of Zingiber officinale cultivar Zhangliang chromosome 7B, Zo_v1.1, whole genome shotgun sequence genomic DNA includes:
- the LOC122007047 gene encoding receptor-like protein EIX2 isoform X1: MAEAWRSRLRFREPWLLHHPHHCYNLYLLRLCWLIILAFFFMEVAGVEGRMSSKGCLQRERDALLLFKSAIKDPSARLSSWHAQVDCCAWNGVVCRNRTGSVQVAELNLGNPTGYQEETALRGEPLHPSLLSLTHLQRLDLSYNDFEGTQIPPLVGSLHKLRYLNLSLSHIGGTIPPHLGNLTNLRHLDLSGSEFSGTIPPHLGNLTNLLYLDLSLNYYVEGGHSLDWLSNLSSLIYLGMSYMNLSIASHNLISAVNMLPSLQQLNVAGSGINNIPLSLSFHLNLTFLTTLDLSQNFFNSSFPNWLWNLTSLSSLGLEDCGIQGTLPIEISNLISLTLLDLSSNLLSGPLPDTLWKLKHLTDLGLSFNFLGNSLPMGIMNLSSLSRLYLDNCSLIGPIPSELGNLTTLNELSLESNLLSGLIPHEIGKLVNLEYLDLSINSFEGDITEFHLSNLTKLNTLSLSGITIAIDHNWNPPFQLQVIGLGSCKLGPRLPTWLHSQKSIVAIHLHNTSIEDNLPEWFWNSLSIVKFLDLSNNKINGTLPSSLENLTELVSLYLGSNLLEGPIPHLPPNIQFLDLSLNAFSGPLSPTLFTPNLYSLLLSHNHIIGSIPSNVCNCHSLERLDLSNNKFSGEIPQCWQEGTRLQVILLASNMFFGEIPSSLGNLMELVFLHLNNNSLIGHLPSSLQNCKQLVIVDFGDNNFSGKIPLWIGQSWQQLRILRLSSNMFHGNIDPQLGHLRYLQIIDLANNTLSGSIPHSFGNLSTMISTSAKQLPNPANISLIFIEDPAYEEMESITLVTKGDKLTFSSILYLVKSIDLSNNDLTDEIPEELGQLVELNTLNLSRNHFKGKIPDSIGRMSSLETLDLSFNNLSGDIPQGLSQLNALNHLNLSYNNLSGNIPSGNQLQTLDDASIYIGNLYLCGDLINKSCFHENKTNATSEEHAMLSSMLSIYLSSTLGYFVGLWSVFILLLFIKKWRYSYFKKVVGIVDKIYVATKIRLNRTVNG, from the coding sequence ATGGCAGAGGCCTGGAGAAGCAGACTCCGTTTCCGTGAGCCATGGCTACTGCACCACCCCCACCACTGCTACAATCTTTATCTTCTCAGGCTCTGCTGGCTCATCATCCTGGCCTTCTTTTTTATGGAGGTAGCTGGAGTAGAAGGGAGAATGAGCAGCAAGGGATGCTTGCAGAGGGAGAGGGATGCTCTCTTGCTTTTCAAATCCGCCATCAAAGATCCTTCCGCCCGCTTGTCTTCATGGCATGCCCAAGTAGACTGCTGCGCATGGAATGGCGTGGTCTGCCGCAACAGAACAGGCAGCGTTCAAGTGGCCGAGCTCAACCTTGGAAATCCAACTGGTTACCAAGAAGAGACGGCTTTGAGGGGTGAGCCGCTGCATCCTTCATTATTGTCTTTAACTCACTTGCAAAGGTTAGATCTGAGTTACAATGACTTTGAGGGCACCCAAATTCCACCTCTCGTCGGTTCTCTTCATAAACTCAGGTATCTTAATCTTTCTCTGTCCCACATCGGTGGAACCATTCCCCCTCATCTTGGAAACTTAACTAATCTTCGACATCTTGATCTTTCTGGCTCCGAGTTCAGTGGAACCATTCCCCCTCATCTCGGAAACTTAACTAATCTTCTTTATCTTGATCTGTCACTTAATTATTATGTTGAAGGTGGCCACAGCCTAGACTGGCTCTCTAACCTTTCTTCTTTGATTTATCTGGGCATGTCCTATATGAATCTCAGCATTGCTTCCCATAATTTGATATCTGCAGTCAACATGTTACCTTCCCTACAACAATTAAATGTAGCTGGTTCTGGAATTAATAATATCCCTCTTTCTCTTAGTTTCCATCTCAACCTCACTTTTCTCACGACACTTGATCTTAGTCAAAACTTCTTCAATTCTTCTTTTCCTAACTGGTTGTGGAATCTCACAAGCCTCTCGTCTCTTGGACTTGAGGACTGTGGAATTCAAGGAACGTTGCCTATTGAAATTAGCAACTTAATTAGCCTCACACTTCTTGATCTTTCTTCGAATTTGCTCTCTGGTCCCCTACCTGATACGTTATGGAAATTGAAACATCTAACAGACCTCGGCCTGAGCTTTAATTTCCTTGGAAATTCTTTACCAATGGGGATTATGAATCTATCAAGCTTATCGAGACTGTACCTTGATAATTGTTCGCTAATTGGTCCAATACCCAGTGAATTAGGAAATTTAACAACTTTAAATGAATTATCTCTTGAATCTAATTTACTTTCTGGATTAATACCACATGAGATTGGGAAACTAGTCAACTTAGAGTATCTTGACCTCTCTATTAATTCCTTTGAGGGTGATATTACTGAGTTTCACCTTTCCAACCTAACCAAACTAAACACCTTGTCCTTGTCTGGTATTACCATTGCAATAGACCACAATTGGAACCCTCCTTTTCAATTACAAGTCATTGGACTTGGTTCTTGTAAATTAGGTCCTAGATTACCTACATGGCTTCATTCGCAAAAGTCCATCGTGGCTATTCATTTGCACAATACAAGTATAGAGGACAACTTACCTGAATGGTTTTGGAACTCTCTTTCTATCGTTAAATTTTTAGATCTCtccaataataaaattaatggtacTTTGCCATCATCCTTGGAGAATTTAACTGAACTAGTTAGCCTTTATCTTGGTTCAAATTTACTTGAAGGTCCAATTCCTCATCTTCCACCCAACATTCAATTTCTAGACCTTTCTCTTAATGCTTTTTCAGGACCACTATCACCAACTTTATTCACACCAAATTTATATAGTTTGTTACTCTCACATAACCATATTATTGGAAGCATACCATCCAATGTATGCAATTGTCATAGTCTTGAACGCCTCGACTTATCAAACAACAAATTTTCTGGAGAAATTCCTCAATGTTGGCAAGAGGGAACACGTCTTCAAGTTATTCTTTTGGCAAGCAACATGTTCTTCGGAGAAATTCCAAGCTCTCTTGGCAACTTGATGGAACTAGTGTTTTTGCACTTGAATAATAATAGTCTGATAGGGCATCTTCCATCCTCACTGCAAAATTGTAAACAGTTAGTGATTGTTGATTTCGGTGATAACAATTTCTCTGGAAAAATACCTTTATGGATTGGGCAAAGTTGGCAGCAGTTACGCATTCTTCGATTGAGCTCAAATATGTTTCATGGCAATATTGATCCACAACTTGGGCATTTGAGGTATCTACAAATCATCGACCTTGCAAATAACACATTATCAGGGTCAATACCACATTCGTTTGGAAATTTGAGTACAATGATTTCGACATCAGCAAAACAACTTCCGAATCCGGCCAATATTTCATTGATATTTATAGAAGATCCTGCTTACGAGGAAATGGAGAGCATAACTTTAGTTACAAAAGGAGACAAACTTACCTTTTCATCGATTTTGTATCTTGTGAAGAGCATAGACCTTTCAAATAATGATTTGACGGATGAGATTCCTGAAGAATTAGGACAACTTGTTGAACTCAACActttgaatttatcaagaaatcACTTCAAAGGCAAAATTCCCGATAGTATTGGTAGAATGAGTTCTTTGGAAACTTTAGATTTATCCTTCAATAATTTATCAGGTGATATTCCTCAAGGCTTGTCACAACTAAATGCTCTGAATCATTTGAATTTGTCTTATAACAACCTATCTGGAAACATTCCCTCCGGGAATCAGCTTCAAACGTTAGATGATGCATCCATTTATATTGGTAATCTTTATCTTTGTGGAGACTTGATAAATAAGAGTTGCTTTCATGAGAACAAAACCAATGCGACAAGCGAGGAGCATGCAATGTTATCGTCAATGTTATCAATCTATCTAAGTAGTACACTTGGATATTTTGTTGGATTGTGGAGTGTGTTTATCCTTTTACTATTTATCAAAAAATGGAGGTACTCTTATTTTAAAAAGGTCGTTGGCATTGTTGATAAAATTTATGTGGCGACCAAGATAAGATTGAATAGAACAGTGAATGGTTAg
- the LOC122007047 gene encoding receptor-like protein EIX2 isoform X2: MAEAWRSRLRFREPWLLHHPHHCYNLYLLRLCWLIILAFFFMEVAGVEGRMSSKGCLQRERDALLLFKSAIKDPSARLSSWHAQVDCCAWNGVVCRNRTGSVQVAELNLGNPTGYQEETALRGEPLHPSLLSLTHLQRLDLSYNDFEGTQIPPLVGSLHKLRYLNLSLSHIGGTIPPHLGNLTNLLYLDLSLNYYVEGGHSLDWLSNLSSLIYLGMSYMNLSIASHNLISAVNMLPSLQQLNVAGSGINNIPLSLSFHLNLTFLTTLDLSQNFFNSSFPNWLWNLTSLSSLGLEDCGIQGTLPIEISNLISLTLLDLSSNLLSGPLPDTLWKLKHLTDLGLSFNFLGNSLPMGIMNLSSLSRLYLDNCSLIGPIPSELGNLTTLNELSLESNLLSGLIPHEIGKLVNLEYLDLSINSFEGDITEFHLSNLTKLNTLSLSGITIAIDHNWNPPFQLQVIGLGSCKLGPRLPTWLHSQKSIVAIHLHNTSIEDNLPEWFWNSLSIVKFLDLSNNKINGTLPSSLENLTELVSLYLGSNLLEGPIPHLPPNIQFLDLSLNAFSGPLSPTLFTPNLYSLLLSHNHIIGSIPSNVCNCHSLERLDLSNNKFSGEIPQCWQEGTRLQVILLASNMFFGEIPSSLGNLMELVFLHLNNNSLIGHLPSSLQNCKQLVIVDFGDNNFSGKIPLWIGQSWQQLRILRLSSNMFHGNIDPQLGHLRYLQIIDLANNTLSGSIPHSFGNLSTMISTSAKQLPNPANISLIFIEDPAYEEMESITLVTKGDKLTFSSILYLVKSIDLSNNDLTDEIPEELGQLVELNTLNLSRNHFKGKIPDSIGRMSSLETLDLSFNNLSGDIPQGLSQLNALNHLNLSYNNLSGNIPSGNQLQTLDDASIYIGNLYLCGDLINKSCFHENKTNATSEEHAMLSSMLSIYLSSTLGYFVGLWSVFILLLFIKKWRYSYFKKVVGIVDKIYVATKIRLNRTVNG; this comes from the exons ATGGCAGAGGCCTGGAGAAGCAGACTCCGTTTCCGTGAGCCATGGCTACTGCACCACCCCCACCACTGCTACAATCTTTATCTTCTCAGGCTCTGCTGGCTCATCATCCTGGCCTTCTTTTTTATGGAGGTAGCTGGAGTAGAAGGGAGAATGAGCAGCAAGGGATGCTTGCAGAGGGAGAGGGATGCTCTCTTGCTTTTCAAATCCGCCATCAAAGATCCTTCCGCCCGCTTGTCTTCATGGCATGCCCAAGTAGACTGCTGCGCATGGAATGGCGTGGTCTGCCGCAACAGAACAGGCAGCGTTCAAGTGGCCGAGCTCAACCTTGGAAATCCAACTGGTTACCAAGAAGAGACGGCTTTGAGGGGTGAGCCGCTGCATCCTTCATTATTGTCTTTAACTCACTTGCAAAGGTTAGATCTGAGTTACAATGACTTTGAGGGCACCCAAATTCCACCTCTCGTCGGTTCTCTTCATAAACTCAGGTATCTTAATCTTTCTCTGTCCCACATCGGTGGAACCATTCCCCCTCATCTTGGAAACTTAACTAAT CTTCTTTATCTTGATCTGTCACTTAATTATTATGTTGAAGGTGGCCACAGCCTAGACTGGCTCTCTAACCTTTCTTCTTTGATTTATCTGGGCATGTCCTATATGAATCTCAGCATTGCTTCCCATAATTTGATATCTGCAGTCAACATGTTACCTTCCCTACAACAATTAAATGTAGCTGGTTCTGGAATTAATAATATCCCTCTTTCTCTTAGTTTCCATCTCAACCTCACTTTTCTCACGACACTTGATCTTAGTCAAAACTTCTTCAATTCTTCTTTTCCTAACTGGTTGTGGAATCTCACAAGCCTCTCGTCTCTTGGACTTGAGGACTGTGGAATTCAAGGAACGTTGCCTATTGAAATTAGCAACTTAATTAGCCTCACACTTCTTGATCTTTCTTCGAATTTGCTCTCTGGTCCCCTACCTGATACGTTATGGAAATTGAAACATCTAACAGACCTCGGCCTGAGCTTTAATTTCCTTGGAAATTCTTTACCAATGGGGATTATGAATCTATCAAGCTTATCGAGACTGTACCTTGATAATTGTTCGCTAATTGGTCCAATACCCAGTGAATTAGGAAATTTAACAACTTTAAATGAATTATCTCTTGAATCTAATTTACTTTCTGGATTAATACCACATGAGATTGGGAAACTAGTCAACTTAGAGTATCTTGACCTCTCTATTAATTCCTTTGAGGGTGATATTACTGAGTTTCACCTTTCCAACCTAACCAAACTAAACACCTTGTCCTTGTCTGGTATTACCATTGCAATAGACCACAATTGGAACCCTCCTTTTCAATTACAAGTCATTGGACTTGGTTCTTGTAAATTAGGTCCTAGATTACCTACATGGCTTCATTCGCAAAAGTCCATCGTGGCTATTCATTTGCACAATACAAGTATAGAGGACAACTTACCTGAATGGTTTTGGAACTCTCTTTCTATCGTTAAATTTTTAGATCTCtccaataataaaattaatggtacTTTGCCATCATCCTTGGAGAATTTAACTGAACTAGTTAGCCTTTATCTTGGTTCAAATTTACTTGAAGGTCCAATTCCTCATCTTCCACCCAACATTCAATTTCTAGACCTTTCTCTTAATGCTTTTTCAGGACCACTATCACCAACTTTATTCACACCAAATTTATATAGTTTGTTACTCTCACATAACCATATTATTGGAAGCATACCATCCAATGTATGCAATTGTCATAGTCTTGAACGCCTCGACTTATCAAACAACAAATTTTCTGGAGAAATTCCTCAATGTTGGCAAGAGGGAACACGTCTTCAAGTTATTCTTTTGGCAAGCAACATGTTCTTCGGAGAAATTCCAAGCTCTCTTGGCAACTTGATGGAACTAGTGTTTTTGCACTTGAATAATAATAGTCTGATAGGGCATCTTCCATCCTCACTGCAAAATTGTAAACAGTTAGTGATTGTTGATTTCGGTGATAACAATTTCTCTGGAAAAATACCTTTATGGATTGGGCAAAGTTGGCAGCAGTTACGCATTCTTCGATTGAGCTCAAATATGTTTCATGGCAATATTGATCCACAACTTGGGCATTTGAGGTATCTACAAATCATCGACCTTGCAAATAACACATTATCAGGGTCAATACCACATTCGTTTGGAAATTTGAGTACAATGATTTCGACATCAGCAAAACAACTTCCGAATCCGGCCAATATTTCATTGATATTTATAGAAGATCCTGCTTACGAGGAAATGGAGAGCATAACTTTAGTTACAAAAGGAGACAAACTTACCTTTTCATCGATTTTGTATCTTGTGAAGAGCATAGACCTTTCAAATAATGATTTGACGGATGAGATTCCTGAAGAATTAGGACAACTTGTTGAACTCAACActttgaatttatcaagaaatcACTTCAAAGGCAAAATTCCCGATAGTATTGGTAGAATGAGTTCTTTGGAAACTTTAGATTTATCCTTCAATAATTTATCAGGTGATATTCCTCAAGGCTTGTCACAACTAAATGCTCTGAATCATTTGAATTTGTCTTATAACAACCTATCTGGAAACATTCCCTCCGGGAATCAGCTTCAAACGTTAGATGATGCATCCATTTATATTGGTAATCTTTATCTTTGTGGAGACTTGATAAATAAGAGTTGCTTTCATGAGAACAAAACCAATGCGACAAGCGAGGAGCATGCAATGTTATCGTCAATGTTATCAATCTATCTAAGTAGTACACTTGGATATTTTGTTGGATTGTGGAGTGTGTTTATCCTTTTACTATTTATCAAAAAATGGAGGTACTCTTATTTTAAAAAGGTCGTTGGCATTGTTGATAAAATTTATGTGGCGACCAAGATAAGATTGAATAGAACAGTGAATGGTTAg